ACTAGAATTCTTGCAAAGGTATTTCATAGACTGCATTCCTTTGGTTAAGAAGCATACAACAATTATTTAAGGatattgtttgtgttgtgttttaaaggTGCATCTTTAGGATAAATCCTCATAAAGGTACCAAggtggaaaagagagagaaaaagagagcgtaCTCTGTCAACCCCAGAGTATTGAGTCTGACATCAAAAATTGCTGCATTTGATTGGGGAGAGTAACAGGTATAGAAGCTCTGTTGTCTTGTATAGTAGTGGTAGACTTCATCTTCTGTGTTTATCATTCATCGATGATAAAGTGGACCAAAGGACAATCATTTTTAGAATTAACTCCAATAAATGTGATGTAATTGTCTGTGGCCAAAACTGAGAGTATTTGGTTAAGGCTTGTTGCTGTCTCTGCTCTTCTTTTGGTTTGGGTTTTAATTGTAACTGTTTGTGTCCCCACAGATGTGGTCTTTCAGAAGATTGACATTTCGCTGAAGAACAGGACAGACCGACTTTTTGTACTTCAGTTCAGCGCTTTGTtgcttaaatcatttttattacctTGTGACGTGATTAggatttagtttatatttatttatttgattgggaCAGTGCATGTTAATGAACAAACATGGAatacatgcatgtaaacatgctgGATTGTAGCCAAAGGCTAATTTCCATCCGTAGTCCCACGGCTAAAATCACACGGGTCAcaaaacattacataataaaatttaCATCTACAGTTAGTACATCGTTTATCAATAAATTAGCTAAAGCCCCGTATACAATATTCACCTAATACTTGAAAATTCATTCAACTTCAAAATTATCAGAATCCAGGCccagtgtttttgtttcttttaaactgaacacatttgtgttctgaaacatGCTTTATCCATTTTCTCCATGTGACATGTTCAGGATTATCAGAATTAATgtcgatttattttttttttaattgaacaaatttgttttctaaaacatGACTTTTGCTGGGAAGTGTTTTTCCATTGTTTGATCTTGAAGGTTTGCTATATAATAAAAAGCTGAAGTTGTTTACAGCAATACTCTGGCTACCATAATTTATtgtataacattttacaaaaatttgTGTTTCAAgagtatttttaattagtttttagcaTTACTTCTGTCACACAGTATACAAAGATGTCCCTCTAcatttggtttaaataaataaattcactagAAAAAGATTATGGCATGAAAACATGTAAGCCCAGATTTGCTAACTATTTGTGGCAGTGCACACTTTCTGAATGTGTCAGGGTTTTCAGAAGACATGATAGAAAGGCATATACAGTGATTATTGCATCTTTATtggatatgcatttgtaggaaaTTTCCTTTATGAAAGCGTCCCTTAACCCTTTTTGTGCCTGACCTGCCAGTAATGGTTGCTAAttgcacttattttttatttggtcattATGGAAGGGAGCTGCTGCAATTCTGTTCTTGCACATTGATAGTTTACTCgtagaaaacattcaaattcatcctgaagtTAGTTGTATTTTCTCTGCCAAAAACAATATTAGCACATTTTAAGTTAAGATGCTTGCTATTTACCTTTAAtgtgataaaactgaaaatctGTCTTGTACTCTCGGGTTGTATAACTTTCTTTGTGGTTAGcagaacaaattattttattttgactaatGTACACCGAGGAAGTTTAAGAACCACTGGCTTATAGATTTGGCTTTTTTGTGATTAAAACAAAGCCATTTATTTGCAatgaaaatttagaaaatgtttgaaAAGTGGAAATAAAGTGCTTTATTAAGAGAagagtgtttattaaaaataaagtatttattgggTAGGCTTAGGGGTCGGTGTATAAGGGCTTTTATTCTCACAACAATGTAGCATccatttaacaattttaataaatataatcatttgcaCTCTGATAATTATTGGATCCTGTTAATCTACAAAAATAGTAAGGTGCAACTATCTGCCGATATAGATAGCATCTAATTAGTATTTACACTTACTGCAAATTTGATAattctatttattaaatgaaaattatttacacCTAATGTAAATAGCATTACGTAAAAATTAATTGGGTTGTAGCTCGTTGTCTAGGTGACTGTGATTTTAAATAGGTGTCATTTGTGTTTTAACGTTTAGCTCAAGAATAGGGAAGTTCGAATAGCCTATGTGAATATTACCAACTTCACTAAACTCCTTCTTGAGTTAAGAACTGACcacatttctttatatttgagTCCAAGTTCAAACACTATGAAACGCTCCATTAACGTATACGGAGCTCTATCGAGTCAAAATAGGGCCATATatatctgcaaaacaaaacaatgttttgcaaacaaaaaatatgttttgcaaaaaatatatatgttttgcaaaaaaaaaaaatatgttttgcaaataaaaatagagtattgagaaaaaaaaatgcttttttgcaagtaaaaaaaaataactgcaaaagAAAGGTCTACCACTGAGAGAAAACATAAAGTTTAGCAAAGTAAAACTTCAGCCGCATTAACTTTGCAACACATTTCCCTTTGCGCTGCTCCTTTAAATCCGCGTTTCAGTCATCCGTGCCTTTGCAGTGCAagctttcctttgcgcttcattttttctttgcgcCTCGCTTTGTGTCCCTGATTTGACGTGGGGGAGGGGTCAAGAGGTTGAGGTGTGTACAAGGGACGAAGGCGCGTCCTTCTCGTTACGTCATCAGCGCGAGCCCCAGAGCCCTGACCGAGTGGATCGATCGAAATGGCGGAGCAGAGACATGCGGGTGATGGATCACAGGTATGTATTATTGATCGCTTTCTTCAAGTTCACTAGATAGACCGATAACTATATGTAACTATCTGTATCAACGCATTTGCTCAAGTTAAGTAAGTTAGAGATCAATTAATGCGGTTAGTGTCAATTAGCTAATCGCCGAGTGTGTCGGCGGCTGTACATTTCTCTCAATATGCACACCTTTCAcgttgttttataattaatgatttataataatcattCTCCACGCCCTAGTTGTATTATGGACTATAAACGATGCCAAAGGTGTCTCTCAAAATATACTctaaataaaaccaataatacaaaacaaatgtgcaaaaataatttgaaataaacctCTTTCTGATTCcgaacaagtttatttatatacagtaggtcACATCCCAATAGACTATGTTTAAAAGCTGTGATGTTTATGATACATTGTTAATGCACTTATTCTAGATCAGTTGTGtgaaactcaattcctggagggccacagctctgcacagtttagccCAAACCAGCTCCAACCCACACCTGTTTGgaggtttctagtaatcctgaagatcttgattagctgaatcagatatgtttgattagggtttgagctaaactgtgcagagctgtggccctccggGAACTGAGTTTCACACAACTGATCCAGATAATCCTATGTGATGTTGTCATGACATATTTAACAGAGAGAATATTCAGATGTCTGTACAGCTGCACAGAATTTAATAGGTCTTCTGACCCAAAGCCTTGGTCAGATTCAGTCAGCTCAGGGTCAGCAGCAGCAGCCACAACAACGACAGCAGCCTCCTGCTATTTCTCAGCCTCGAATAGAGCAGGATATGGCCAGGTTGCCGCATCCACATCTAATTATCTTAACAaatctcttttgaatgtttaatattataattaacattgttttattatttgtagatCTTTTCCTGGGATGTttaaaaaagcaaagaagaaaacTCCAAATCAACAAATACATGTGAAAGCCACACCTTGGAAACCATTTGCTGTTTCCATATATTTAATGAGCAGCAACACTGACACCTCACCCACACCTTCTGAAGAGCTTGAACTACTCCAGGCCGGACTAGGAAAACGGGTGATTACAATTTCATCCAATGTGAACCATTCGGATGTAAGTTCATTTTATAGTACAATCTAATTTGTTAGTTTGTGCCACCTGATTTTAGAGCAGGATTATTTCTATATCAACCTGCGAATAATTGCTACTTCAAAGTAATATTCCACTTTCAAAGCATGCTGAGATGAATGAACATAATTTgcttaaatatagtaaaatgtgaataagtatgaataaaaattacaaacaaatgcaCGTAAAATTTTCAATGTGATAAAGATTTAGTTTTTACTGTGTATGGTTGTTTGAGAACCCTTGTTCTGTTTCATGTTTATTTGAGTTATGCAAGCTCCTTGAAGCTGAATTTCCAAAGATGAAGTCCCTTACTGGAGGGTGGTTACTTTATAAGGCACCAGGTATGCTGTACTGTCAACCAGAACAGACACAAACATGAATATCTGAGTAGAGTTATTAATTGAACGTTTCTCCTGGCATTCTAACCTTAAATCCCATGCTACATCCTTTTTTAATAGTAGTACACAGGGAAGTGTTAATAGAATATGGgaagcactgtttttttttctttttagctaCAGTATAATCCCAATTATATAGTAAAGaccttttatttttgaatttgttaatgtgtttttaaattgtcAGGTGGGAATGGAAGAAGAAAGCTTACTGTTGTTCCTCCAGACTCAGAGGGTTATACAGGCAGCCTTCTCAAAATGGCTACCACTGCTGGAAAAACAGCACTGTATATGGTCCCTCTTCAAGATGAGTTATGTCTTGATCCACTGCCATTCTCAGCAGAAGAGTTTGCGAAGATGCCAAAGGTTGAGTGTCGTACTTGTAAAACCACAATGCCACTACCAGTTTTGTACTTGCATGTTAAATCTTGTGGTGGCTGCACACAGTCCGCTAATGATGAGGTATGTTGTTTACacgattacatttttttagtagaatttattataacatttttcaGTTAAGTTTTCTTTTAGTTAGAATATATATCTCATTTTGTAATTTCAGACtactgaagatgatgatgaggatgtaAAAGTAGTTGGTGAGATTACCAGAGCAGTTACCCCTACAGCCCCAGCTTCTATACACACACCCACCACTTCAATACAAACTTGTTCTCCTACACCCACCACAAGTTTTGAGGTGAGCTAAatgaaaatactgtgtttttaatatattcaaaatacatttgcttttaatTTGCTTATAAGTGCATAAGGACTGTTGCAGTTAGTAAaattaactagaattaaaagttagtgaactaactttgatgttggcttggccatcttggccatggggcaaaagagccatagtacttgtgtgcccaacattcttgagttgccccgcagcaaaaaataaaacataataataccataaaaaatacaccttatttcagtctttttccatggtcccttgctgttttcttttttaataaaaagcctaggctatgataacagctacgacagggttgtctagctgaatgcgaaataagtcatgcaaaaaccataatctcctaataccattcaatttgatcttattttaatagtactgacaacatattttaagttatcacactactgaaaaattaaagaagggacactatatatagtatacttcggtgagtcaagagctaaacaaaaagttctgtttcattacaaaatactgtaacttttataaacgttatactatcaccacaaaattttaattaatatttaaaataaatatttcataaaactgaaacttaaatatattatttttataggctatacaaaacagaaaagaaaaaagactaaataataaggctgaataagctgatctatagcatgttaaatggtggttgcctgtctatgaatggtacacccctctaagcacacagaagtggtttgacccaagtcctcagcagccaattacactgacctgttcaaactgatttttaaggcatacttcacttgtatttcacgtgtatttaacttgtatttaaaacgtgaaatacacgttaaatacacgctgATTTTTCATGAGTAAACAACGCGTATTTAACgctttaaatacgtgttgtctacgcgtgaaatacacgtatttaacgtgtatttgaccctcttggccttccatacacattagaagggagacgtgaaaaaaggacatcgcgtactttatcacagaaaatttgttcggcagcacttgtttagtttaaaagtagacatgtcaagctttctatagatatatctctcatgtctcttcgttgagtattcatggagttacagttcattttaatgacgtgtttgtaaatgaagatcagcgcagacaaggttgaagacagcacatcttgtttgttatctttattttataagtgcacaaagttttgttgttattatgtttgtatccaaaaaaagtagaccctttacagattcgattgatgtattgctcttatctgtacgattaaaactgaaaatgtaatttaagtaattgtcagggttatcagcagaaaatgactcaaaacgcgtatatgcgttaatcgactccagagttaaaaggctgtcgtgacttttttccttccagtattcataagctgtatcacgctgtcaaattatatgtcattaaatattgcattttgcacacatacacggctcaaaaacccctggatttttctcttagtgtgttctaattggtggattgtgtgcattcgcaggaatatttattttaagaagctcttaaaaatatatatataaatgactttaccatgttgtgacgatggataacaattgatgtgaggttcagcctgacagataaaatctcacaatcacatataaacactcattttcatgtgtataatatattcttctaattgttttctgccgtttcgctgcagggttttaatgtgacaggctgtaaattctcttcaagtgttcagagaaatacatggcgagctcgcgggcagtcgcgctgccgcgaatatatcatgtaattactttaaacatttcagaaacatctgattttagctcttggtgtgttctaacgtgtggattgcgtgcaatcgccgttttaaaaggtcttaaataagaatgaattcgctcgttgtgagctccgtggagacagcagcagtgattcttctctcatctttctgactgctctctgcccaatgcgttaatcgactccagagttaaaaggctgtcgtgacttttttccttccagtattcataagctgtatcacgctgtcaaattatatgtcatttttcacacataaacatatcaaaaacacctgaattctgctcttgttgtgttctaatgggtggattagtgctgtgatattatttttggaatctcttaaaaaatgctgatgaagtgctcatttctctctcgtctttctctctgttctttggtcagagacataatttattaatgagatatctgacccggtaataataacatacgttgatttagcttgtcagtgtgaatgaaatgtttagcctttttatttgtctgatctcgccccaaacgcggctgtcatgtgactttttttcccttcgcgatgtcaaatattgcattttgcacacatacacggctcaaaaacccctggatttttctctaagtgtgttctaatgggtggattgtgtgcattcgcaggaatatttattttaagaagctcttaaaaaatatatataaatgactttaccatgttgtgacgatggatagcaattgatgtgaggttcagcctgacagataaaatctcacaagcacatataaacactcattttcatgtttataatatattcttctaattgttttgtgccgtttcgctgcagtgttttaatgtgacaggctgtaattctcttcaagtgttcagagaaatacatggcgagctcgcgggcagtcgcgctgccgcgaatatatcatgtaattactttaaacagttcagaaacatctgaatttagctcttggtgtgttctaacgtgtggattgcgtgcaatcgccgttttaaaaggtcttaaataagaatgaattcgctcgttgtgagctccgtggagacagcctgagatgagcagccgtgattcttctctcatctttctgactgctctctgcccagaaataaattattaatgagccctaacccctgtaataatcagatatgttggtttagcttgtcagtttgagggaaattgtattatttacttattatttagtatttttaaccggtttaaaagtgaaacgaaacctgactcctccctttaatctcgggtattgcaactaggggcgcaatttttctcagataatgtaagtctatgggtaatgtttttgacatttaaaaattaataaaaaaaaaactttaagtctgatccgtctgaaaagatatagcaaccagcaccgctctatcccgcaggtgtctgccgagtttggggcttgtggctttaaagccctaggaggagtagcgttcagaatttctgtcagaaaaataataataagaaaaaaaagaagaagatgaagaagaagtttaaatagcataacagtatgttggcttgttgccaagccaacataattagATGCCATGTTAAGATTTTATTACTAATGGTAATGTTAATTTCTTTGTAGTGCCTTATTGTCAagtacttttgattaattgattgtAATTATACTGTCTCTCATTGGTAcataaagacctttttttttgcaagaggtAAATAACACTGGCTGAGAAGAATGccctatttttatagttttaaaacaCTACACACGTTAGAAGTCCATACAATTTACTGAACATTTAGAACTGAATAAGaatgttttttgtaaagttaaaaaaactgaaacagcCAGTGCTTGTTTAGATCTTGCAAAATACTTGGtgaccaaagtatttaaagtgaccaattaaacaaaatacttgATTGGAGTTTGGAAATAACCAATTGTTTTAATTGGGATTTTATTGTATAATACTTAATCAGTTGTCCTTTTGCCATTGTAGGATGAGGGACAGTGTCCCATTTGTTTAGACACATTTTCACAGACAGAGTTGCCCATGCATGCAAGTGTATGTGGAGATAGGtaatttttaatgatttgaaaagttatttcatttacagacatttaataaggttatgtattaaaaacatgttttaagtatTATAACATTTACAACATGTTATAACACTTATAAGAAGTCAATCTAACCATTGGGTATATACTCAGTACATTACAGACACTGGATTATGAGAGCAGTCCTCCGTGTGGCACACCTGTACAGCAAAACCAAGGCCCAGACATGAAATGGTACAGTCTATTTATTGCATTTGAACAACCCTGAGACATCAGAATTCTTTACTAatctttttttcctgtttttatagTCCAGATGATGTATTGCGTTTGTTGGCAAGTAGGGTAGATGACAGCAAGGATTTCAAGATCTGTGTTTCTCGAACTGACTTCTATCAAAGAGCTATGGTGCAGTGGCAAAGACAAAAGAGAGGAACCCCGGGCAATACTTTGCGTGTAACATTTTTGGGGGAAGCAGGTGTTGACACAGGTGCCATTCGTAAGGAATTTCTTTCAGGCAAGTCAGGTTCACAATCGCCTTATTAGGTTTTTATATTCATCGTAACAATTTAAAGTTTAGAAAAACAATAAACAGTTACCACGAGTCATTATGAGATTTGGTATGTTTTAATGTGCTTATAATTGTACAATGTAGTAAATtacattctttttttaacatGTACATTTGTTTGTAGATTTGATTGGTGAGATTGAGAAACACCTCTTTGAGCACAGAGGACACCAGAGAGGGAAGAGCCCCATCTACTCCCTAAGTAATATGGAGAAGGGATTTTTTAGGTTAGTAATATTGTACATTGTAGTAACATGTCAGTTGTCATTTTtgcatacaactaaatattacttTGTATTCTTTCTTTCAGGACTGCTGGAGAAGTGTTTTCTGTTAGTCTCGCTCAGGGTGGGCCTGCCCCCCGTTTCTTGAGGCCGTGGTGCTTTGATTATCTCTCATCTGGAGACTTGGATGAATCAACTCTAACTATAGATGATGTGGATGATGCTGAACtttatcatttgattaaaaaggtagtaatttttttccaaataaaatctGATTTCATAAAACCTTTATTTCTACGCAAGCACCATTTGCCACAGTTTACGTTTTTATGTGTTTTCAGGTGGAGGAAGAAGAAACCGATCTCTCTGCATGGAATGATCAAATaattaactgtggttttactgGGGCCGTTAAACCTGAGAACAAAGAGGCCATAATAAGGTCAGAAAAAGTCATATAACTTCTTTACATTTGAAACCTTGCAAACGGTTTTAATTTTGCTGCCTTATACTGATTAGCCACAACACTGTCTATATTATGCAAGAATTTTCTGGTTCTTTTTCCAGATCAATTGTGCTTCATGCAACTCTACGTTTGGTCCCTTTGTTGAAGCAAATCCGAAAAGGTCTTGAAGTCTACAATTTTGTAGACATTCTGGAAAACCATTCAGGACTTTGCCACCAGTTCTTTGTCCCTGatgtggtggatgatgatgatgataaggtATCAATAACTGGAAAAGAAAATATGCCTATATATTGTATTACATAAATGTTATTATAGTAAtaaagtagctttggataaaagccaaATGCATATATGTGTAAATGTACCTGAAAATGGATggggttttttttt
This region of Carassius auratus strain Wakin chromosome 17, ASM336829v1, whole genome shotgun sequence genomic DNA includes:
- the LOC113117120 gene encoding uncharacterized protein LOC113117120 isoform X2 — translated: MRVMDHRSFPGMFKKAKKKTPNQQIHVKATPWKPFAVSIYLMSSNTDTSPTPSEELELLQAGLGKRVITISSNVNHSDLCKLLEAEFPKMKSLTGGWLLYKAPGGNGRRKLTVVPPDSEGYTGSLLKMATTAGKTALYMVPLQDELCLDPLPFSAEEFAKMPKVECRTCKTTMPLPVLYLHVKSCGGCTQSANDETTEDDDEDVKVVGEITRAVTPTAPASIHTPTTSIQTCSPTPTTSFEDEGQCPICLDTFSQTELPMHASVCGDSTLQTLDYESSPPCGTPVQQNQGPDMKCPDDVLRLLASRVDDSKDFKICVSRTDFYQRAMVQWQRQKRGTPGNTLRVTFLGEAGVDTGAIRKEFLSDLIGEIEKHLFEHRGHQRGKSPIYSLSNMEKGFFRTAGEVFSVSLAQGGPAPRFLRPWCFDYLSSGDLDESTLTIDDVDDAELYHLIKKVEEEETDLSAWNDQIINCGFTGAVKPENKEAIIRSIVLHATLRLVPLLKQIRKGLEVYNFVDILENHSGLCHQFFVPDVVDDDDDKADADFIMQNILPKMSEKGSVRETYETAIINFLQDFLQEIESCEDNPDGDILPLTVPGVMQWLTGQGHKPLLMSELKEFKISLHFDHECMQRMPEHKICFPVVSACARKITFPTVHMGDYSSFKSVMLQAIQFDNGFNRI
- the LOC113117120 gene encoding uncharacterized protein LOC113117120 isoform X1; translation: MAEQRHAGDGSQREYSDVCTAAQNLIGLLTQSLGQIQSAQGQQQQPQQRQQPPAISQPRIEQDMARSFPGMFKKAKKKTPNQQIHVKATPWKPFAVSIYLMSSNTDTSPTPSEELELLQAGLGKRVITISSNVNHSDLCKLLEAEFPKMKSLTGGWLLYKAPGGNGRRKLTVVPPDSEGYTGSLLKMATTAGKTALYMVPLQDELCLDPLPFSAEEFAKMPKVECRTCKTTMPLPVLYLHVKSCGGCTQSANDETTEDDDEDVKVVGEITRAVTPTAPASIHTPTTSIQTCSPTPTTSFEDEGQCPICLDTFSQTELPMHASVCGDSTLQTLDYESSPPCGTPVQQNQGPDMKCPDDVLRLLASRVDDSKDFKICVSRTDFYQRAMVQWQRQKRGTPGNTLRVTFLGEAGVDTGAIRKEFLSDLIGEIEKHLFEHRGHQRGKSPIYSLSNMEKGFFRTAGEVFSVSLAQGGPAPRFLRPWCFDYLSSGDLDESTLTIDDVDDAELYHLIKKVEEEETDLSAWNDQIINCGFTGAVKPENKEAIIRSIVLHATLRLVPLLKQIRKGLEVYNFVDILENHSGLCHQFFVPDVVDDDDDKADADFIMQNILPKMSEKGSVRETYETAIINFLQDFLQEIESCEDNPDGDILPLTVPGVMQWLTGQGHKPLLMSELKEFKISLHFDHECMQRMPEHKICFPVVSACARKITFPTVHMGDYSSFKSVMLQAIQFDNGFNRI